A single genomic interval of Gemmatimonadales bacterium harbors:
- a CDS encoding ABC transporter ATP-binding protein, with protein sequence MLTLTHVTKRFSGGVTAVNDVSLELKAGVVGLLGPNGAGKTTLMQMVATITRPTDGQISFQGVDILKQPETLRRQLGYLPQDFGVYDNLTAFEFLSYFAGLKGVHSRSRVDELLETVNLHSVAHRPAATFSGGMRQRLGIAQALLNDPALLIVDEPTAGLDPEERVRFRHLLTDLGQGKLVLLSTHIVSDVESLADTIAVMREGRLVTCAAPETLLQSARGRVWEAVVPSAEYEQVKGRLKVTRAVRQTDGVHARVVADAQPFSTARTVEPDLEDAFVHLMQAGA encoded by the coding sequence ATGCTCACACTCACCCACGTCACCAAGCGCTTCTCCGGCGGTGTCACCGCCGTCAACGACGTTTCCCTGGAACTCAAGGCCGGCGTGGTCGGCCTGCTCGGTCCGAACGGCGCAGGGAAGACGACGCTGATGCAGATGGTCGCCACCATCACTCGACCGACCGACGGCCAGATCAGCTTTCAGGGCGTGGACATCCTGAAGCAGCCGGAGACGCTCCGCCGACAGCTGGGCTACCTGCCCCAGGATTTCGGCGTCTATGACAACCTCACCGCCTTCGAGTTCCTGAGTTACTTCGCGGGGCTCAAGGGGGTGCATTCCCGGAGCCGCGTCGACGAGCTGCTGGAGACGGTGAATTTGCATTCGGTGGCCCACCGCCCCGCCGCCACCTTTTCCGGCGGCATGCGCCAGCGGCTTGGCATCGCCCAGGCGCTGCTCAACGATCCTGCCCTCCTGATTGTGGATGAACCGACCGCCGGCCTTGACCCCGAGGAACGGGTGCGGTTCAGACACCTCCTCACCGACCTCGGCCAGGGAAAGCTCGTGCTCCTCTCCACGCACATCGTCTCCGACGTGGAGTCGCTTGCCGACACGATTGCGGTGATGCGGGAGGGACGGCTGGTCACCTGCGCCGCCCCCGAAACGCTGCTGCAGTCGGCGCGCGGTCGGGTCTGGGAGGCGGTCGTCCCCTCCGCCGAGTACGAACAGGTGAAAGGGCGGCTGAAGGTGACGCGCGCGGTCCGGCAGACGGACGGCGTTCACGCGCGCGTGGTGGCCGACGCGCAGCCCTTTTCGACGGCCCGCACGGTGGAGCCTGACCTCGAGGACGCATTCGTCCACCTGATGCAGGCGGGGGCGTAG
- a CDS encoding APC family permease, translating to MSEPSGLRRVLRLRDLVLFYVVAVVGMRWVAVAAAAGPSALVVWIIAAVALFIPLAFTVLELSSRYPDEGGIYVWTKQAFGEFTGFMTGWTYWGANLTYLPGLLYFTASSALYLFGARFQHLQESPSYFIAVALGGLTLATVLNIVGLQVGKWLNNIGAIASWLALTILIVMGLIVGLKYGSATPITPASLLPGTGLKDLIFWATIAFGLSGLEAGSFMGEEIENPRRTIPRAIAIAGVVIAALYILGTLAILVAVPRAEVTGLSGIMDAITATGARLGVTGLAPLAAFLIVVSTLGGVSAWLAAPARLPFVAGIDNYLPRAFGKVHPRFGTPYVALLLQAGVALICAILGQAGETPKKAYEILVSLGIVAFFLPYLTMFAAMIRLQQEPAGPDVMRVPGGKPVAILCGVMGLATSLISIVLAAIPPEGEAHPGRYVGKVVGLSLLLVVAGAGTYAVGSAKKARAELR from the coding sequence ATGTCCGAGCCTTCCGGACTGCGTCGCGTCCTGCGCCTGCGCGACCTGGTGCTCTTCTATGTAGTGGCCGTGGTGGGTATGCGGTGGGTGGCCGTGGCTGCGGCGGCGGGCCCGAGCGCCCTGGTGGTGTGGATCATCGCCGCCGTGGCCCTGTTCATCCCGCTGGCGTTCACGGTCCTTGAACTCTCGTCGCGGTATCCGGACGAAGGCGGCATCTACGTCTGGACCAAGCAGGCGTTCGGCGAATTCACGGGGTTCATGACGGGATGGACCTACTGGGGTGCCAACCTCACCTATCTCCCGGGCCTGCTCTACTTCACGGCCAGCTCGGCGCTCTACCTCTTCGGCGCCCGGTTCCAGCACCTGCAGGAGAGCCCCTCGTACTTCATCGCCGTGGCGCTCGGCGGGCTCACCCTCGCGACGGTGCTGAACATCGTCGGGCTCCAGGTGGGCAAGTGGCTGAACAACATCGGCGCCATCGCGAGCTGGCTCGCCCTGACCATCCTGATCGTCATGGGGCTGATTGTCGGCCTGAAATACGGTTCCGCCACGCCGATCACACCCGCGAGCCTCCTGCCCGGCACCGGCCTCAAGGACCTGATCTTCTGGGCCACGATCGCGTTCGGATTGAGCGGCCTCGAGGCCGGTTCGTTCATGGGTGAGGAAATCGAGAATCCTCGTCGGACCATCCCGCGAGCAATCGCCATCGCCGGCGTCGTCATCGCGGCCCTGTACATCCTCGGCACACTGGCGATCCTGGTCGCGGTGCCCCGCGCCGAGGTCACCGGCCTCTCGGGCATCATGGACGCCATCACCGCCACCGGCGCCCGGCTCGGGGTGACGGGCCTCGCACCCCTCGCCGCCTTCCTGATCGTCGTGAGCACGCTGGGCGGGGTCAGCGCCTGGCTCGCGGCGCCGGCCCGATTGCCGTTCGTGGCCGGCATCGACAACTACCTCCCCCGCGCTTTCGGGAAGGTGCACCCGCGTTTCGGGACGCCGTACGTGGCGCTCCTGCTCCAGGCCGGCGTCGCTCTCATCTGCGCCATCCTCGGCCAGGCGGGAGAAACCCCCAAGAAGGCGTACGAGATTCTCGTCAGCCTCGGCATCGTCGCCTTCTTCCTCCCCTACCTCACGATGTTCGCCGCGATGATTCGGCTGCAACAGGAGCCCGCCGGTCCGGACGTCATGCGCGTACCCGGCGGCAAGCCGGTCGCCATACTCTGCGGCGTGATGGGATTGGCCACATCGCTGATTTCCATTGTCCTGGCGGCCATTCCACCCGAAGGCGAAGCGCATCCGGGCCGGTATGTGGGCAAGGTGGTGGGATTGAGCCTGTTGCTGGTGGTGGCGGGCGCCGGCACGTATGCCGTCGGGAGCGCCAAGAAGGCGCGGGCGGAACTCCGTTAG
- a CDS encoding GNAT family N-acetyltransferase, with amino-acid sequence MSAARTTRGRDLRAPQPPASPTYREVVDPGDRALPKVHALIRQTFPPYELVGRSEWRASLRERAAGLWSDSRWHLVIAEHRGAVIGVASGTYLGNVNVGVVGYLAVSPAARGFGVGPKLRGKLRSIFREDAKEITGETLDAVIGEVRRDNPWLRRLVRSDTVLALDFTYFQPRLRPSDRPVPLVLYYEGIAEVRQRLPAARVRTILYSVWRRIYRVPRPMAHGAFRRMLHDLDGRTSIGEIKLSDLPPPVKSPNH; translated from the coding sequence ATGTCCGCCGCGCGAACGACCCGAGGTCGCGACCTCAGGGCCCCGCAGCCCCCGGCCTCCCCGACCTATCGCGAGGTCGTCGATCCGGGTGATCGGGCGCTCCCCAAGGTGCACGCCCTCATCCGCCAGACCTTTCCGCCATACGAACTGGTTGGGCGGAGCGAGTGGCGCGCGTCGTTGCGGGAGCGGGCGGCGGGGCTCTGGTCCGACAGCCGCTGGCACCTCGTGATTGCGGAACACAGGGGCGCCGTCATCGGGGTGGCGAGCGGGACCTATCTCGGCAATGTCAACGTCGGTGTGGTCGGATACCTTGCGGTGTCACCGGCGGCTCGCGGATTCGGCGTGGGACCGAAGCTGCGCGGGAAGCTGCGTTCCATCTTTCGGGAGGACGCCAAGGAAATCACCGGTGAAACGCTTGATGCCGTGATCGGGGAGGTCCGCCGCGACAACCCCTGGCTTCGTCGACTCGTCCGCAGCGATACCGTGCTCGCCCTCGATTTCACCTACTTCCAGCCCCGACTCCGGCCGAGTGACCGGCCCGTTCCCCTCGTGCTCTATTACGAAGGGATCGCGGAGGTGCGCCAGCGCCTGCCTGCCGCCCGGGTCCGCACGATCCTGTACAGCGTCTGGCGGAGGATCTATCGCGTGCCGCGGCCGATGGCGCACGGCGCGTTTCGACGCATGCTTCACGACCTTGATGGCCGCACGTCCATTGGCGAGATCAAGCTCAGCGACCTTCCGCCCCCCGTGAAGTCCCCCAACCATTGA
- a CDS encoding amidohydrolase family protein — MIIDCHVHLNNYEVHDTPTLDACLDKLELEMRRNRIDQALVLTSYTVTPGRPATRTVVEAVRDKPYLTVIAGLDYTKFQPDDLAEIGEYVKSGKVRGLKLYPGYQPFYPLDPKWTPAYEFAAEHKIPVMIHSGDTYSPKGKLKYSHPLNVDEVAVEFPAVNFLICHLGNPWIRDCMEVVYKNANVYTDMSGLTLGEFEDRFEVFLRKQVSEMLSYGVEPDALLYGTDWPISSMGSYLDFMKELAIPQKERRLVMADNAIELYGLDPDNSLLKTGRR; from the coding sequence ATGATCATCGACTGTCACGTTCACCTCAACAACTATGAGGTGCACGATACCCCGACCCTGGACGCCTGCCTCGACAAGCTCGAACTCGAGATGCGGCGCAACCGCATCGACCAGGCCCTGGTGCTCACCTCGTATACCGTGACCCCGGGGCGCCCCGCCACGCGCACCGTGGTCGAGGCCGTCCGCGACAAGCCGTACCTGACGGTCATTGCGGGGCTCGACTACACGAAATTCCAGCCCGACGACCTGGCGGAAATCGGCGAGTACGTGAAGTCCGGCAAGGTGCGGGGGCTCAAACTCTACCCTGGCTACCAGCCGTTCTACCCGCTCGACCCCAAGTGGACGCCGGCTTACGAATTTGCGGCGGAGCACAAGATCCCGGTGATGATCCACAGCGGCGACACCTACTCGCCGAAGGGAAAGCTCAAGTACTCCCACCCGCTCAACGTGGACGAAGTGGCGGTGGAGTTTCCCGCCGTCAATTTCCTCATCTGCCACCTCGGCAACCCGTGGATCCGGGACTGCATGGAAGTGGTGTACAAGAACGCGAACGTGTACACTGACATGTCGGGGCTGACCCTGGGAGAGTTCGAGGACCGGTTCGAGGTGTTCCTGCGGAAGCAGGTCTCGGAAATGCTCAGCTACGGGGTGGAGCCGGATGCGCTGCTCTACGGGACGGACTGGCCGATTTCATCGATGGGCTCCTACCTCGACTTCATGAAGGAACTCGCCATCCCGCAGAAGGAGCGTCGGTTGGTGATGGCCGACAATGCGATCGAGCTCTACGGGCTCGATCCGGACAACAGCCTGCTGAAGACGGGGCGGCGGTAG